In one Umezawaea sp. Da 62-37 genomic region, the following are encoded:
- a CDS encoding SAM-dependent methyltransferase codes for MSDEVAAVPEGIDLNRPSAARVYDYYLGGAHNFAVDRAMGEQAIGMWPDLPLIMQANRAFLRRAVRYCVAAGIRQFLDLGSGIPTVGNVHEVARLDAPDARVVYVDIDPVAVAHSRSILGDDDHCAVVQADMRRPDVVLNSPQVGSLLDLSQPVAVMMVAVLHFVPDSDDPARIVAAYGDVVAPGSVLVMSHATDGGGSGPTAEHRQLYTRTATPMNMRSPAQVTALFEGFDIVDPGVVFLPLWRPASPDDVDGNPERFTGLAAVGRKR; via the coding sequence ATGTCGGATGAGGTAGCGGCGGTACCGGAGGGGATCGATCTGAATCGGCCCAGTGCCGCGCGGGTGTACGACTACTACCTGGGTGGGGCCCATAATTTCGCGGTGGATCGTGCGATGGGCGAGCAGGCGATCGGGATGTGGCCGGACCTGCCGTTGATCATGCAGGCCAATCGTGCGTTCCTGCGCCGTGCGGTGCGCTACTGCGTGGCGGCGGGTATCCGGCAGTTCCTCGACCTGGGGTCGGGTATCCCGACCGTGGGCAACGTGCACGAGGTGGCCAGGTTGGACGCACCGGATGCCCGTGTGGTGTACGTCGACATCGACCCGGTCGCGGTTGCCCATAGCCGGTCCATTCTCGGCGACGACGATCATTGCGCTGTCGTGCAGGCCGACATGCGCCGGCCCGACGTGGTGTTGAACTCGCCCCAGGTGGGGTCATTGCTGGACCTGTCGCAGCCGGTGGCCGTGATGATGGTGGCCGTGCTGCACTTCGTGCCCGACTCCGACGACCCTGCCAGGATCGTCGCCGCCTATGGGGATGTCGTCGCGCCGGGCAGTGTCCTGGTGATGTCGCACGCCACCGACGGGGGTGGGTCCGGGCCGACCGCCGAGCACCGCCAGTTGTACACGCGTACCGCGACACCGATGAATATGCGGTCACCGGCGCAGGTCACCGCGTTGTTCGAGGGTTTCGACATCGTGGATCCCGGTGTGGTGTTCCTTCCGTTGTGGCGTCCGGCGTCCCCTGATGATGTCGATGGGAATCCGGAGCGGTTCACCGGGCTTGCCGCCGTGGGCCGCAAGCGGTAG